One part of the Phoenix dactylifera cultivar Barhee BC4 chromosome 4, palm_55x_up_171113_PBpolish2nd_filt_p, whole genome shotgun sequence genome encodes these proteins:
- the LOC120110463 gene encoding uncharacterized protein LOC120110463, with the protein MLIFHRANYLERAATFWPMSGCRQQIQYESRYVTHQENIHLVLLSYYYGTIIYVIFINIFAAEWWVHFGGSARNLKRIAIRILFQTVSSSGCERNWSTFAHIYSKQRNRLTQKRLNDLVYVHYNLWLRLKCIQEEGELKYTDSIYGTFTDDDDDPLLGWLVGQQQELELNEPGSPPRPANFTATEARVNPEQWAERNIPRTPRADQPQAQGSQSPHDWYETPSKRADREMLGRQGQHSQTERARKGKQRVPMESVEEETWTNSDEGSSGDGSSSHGGSGGQYGTNETQPKGGLYFTGESQFTDATQDTDHDRPPDKFHEDIIEYRRRAPRGRSGRQDMAADPTAYGYGFYYPQPQPDEYGYGASSFASAIFGWAPTQSEDTSQSQSVSERSDSSYNLACVPSDWVDLPPPDYTYDTDIYESHRHSSRF; encoded by the coding sequence ATGCTTATTTTTCACAgagcaaattatttagagagggcagctaCGTTTTGGCCAATGAGCGGCTGTCGTCAGCAAATACAATATGAATCCAGGTACGTGACACATCAGGAAAACATTCACCTGGTGTTACTTAGTTACTATTATGGaactatcatatatgtaattttcataaatatttttgcagctgaatggtgggtgcattttggcgggtccgcgagaaatctaaagcggatagctatccggatcctctTCCAAACAGTCTCCTCTAGTGGCTGTGAGCGCAATTGGTCCACCTTCGCCCATATCTACAGCAAACAAAGAAACCGTTTGACGcaaaagcgcctcaacgaccttGTTTATGTGCATTACAATTTGTGGTTAAGGCTAAAGTGCATTCAGGAGGAAGGGGAGCTCAAGTATACAGATTCGATTTACGGGACCTTCAccgatgatgacgatgatccaCTACTCGGCTGGCTTGTAGGCCAGCAGCAGGAGCTCGAGCTTAACGAGCCAggatcgcctccacgaccagctAACTTCACAGCCACCGAAGCTAGGGTCAATCCAgagcaatgggctgagcgcaatATTCCACGCACTCCCAGAGCTGATCAGCCGCAGGCACAGGGGAGCCAGTCACCACATGATTGGTACGAGACACCCTCCAAAAGAGCTGATCGAGAGATGCTCGGCAGACAAGGGCAACATAGCCAGACAGAAAGGGccagaaaaggaaaacaaagggtcccaatggagagtgtcgaggaggAGACTTGGACTAACAGCGATGAAGGTTCTAGTGGTGATGGATCTTCTAGCCATGGAGGAAGCGGAGGGCAGTATGGTACTAATGAAACACAGCCGAAGGGTGGTCTTTATTTCACCGGTGAGTCTCAATTTACGGATGCTACACAGGATACGGACCACGATCGACCACCTGATAAATTTCATGAGGATATCATTGAATATAGAagacgggctcctcgaggtcgttcaggAAGACAGGATATGGCTGCAGATCCGACAGCATACGGATACGGATTCTATTATCCACAGCCTCAGCCTGacgaatatggatatggtgcatcgagttttgcttccgccatatttggatgggcccctacacaatcagaggacacctctcagagccagagcgtgAGCGAGAGATCCGACAGTTCTTATAACCTGGCGTGCGTTCCTTCTGATTGGGTTGATTTGCCTCCTCCTGACTATACTTATGATacggatatctacgagagccatcggcactcgtccagattttag